A section of the Metabacillus endolithicus genome encodes:
- a CDS encoding redox-sensing transcriptional repressor Rex: MNIDQTKIPQATAKRLPLYYRFLKNLHSSGKQRVSSAELSDAVKVDSATIRRDFSYFGALGKKGYGYNVNYLLSFFRKTLDQDEITKVCLIGVGNLGTAFLHYNFTKNNNTVISLAFDVDEDKVGSEIGGVPVFHLDEMENHLPDDVTVAILTVPAPVAQSITDRLITKGIKGILNFTPARLNVPDEIRIHHIDLAVELQSLVYFLKHYPHEEK; the protein is encoded by the coding sequence TTGAATATAGACCAAACGAAAATACCGCAGGCAACTGCTAAGAGATTGCCTTTATATTATCGGTTTTTAAAAAATTTACACTCGTCAGGAAAGCAACGTGTCTCATCCGCCGAGTTAAGTGATGCAGTAAAGGTAGATTCCGCTACAATCCGAAGAGATTTTTCATATTTTGGAGCTCTTGGAAAAAAAGGATATGGATATAATGTAAATTATTTGTTATCCTTTTTTAGAAAAACATTAGATCAAGATGAGATAACGAAAGTATGTTTAATTGGAGTAGGGAATTTAGGAACGGCATTTTTACATTATAATTTCACTAAAAATAACAATACTGTTATTTCTCTAGCTTTTGATGTAGACGAAGATAAGGTAGGTAGTGAGATAGGCGGGGTACCGGTCTTCCATTTAGATGAGATGGAAAACCATCTTCCTGATGATGTTACAGTTGCGATTTTAACTGTACCAGCACCAGTTGCACAATCGATCACAGACCGTCTCATTACAAAGGGTATTAAAGGAATATTAAACTTTACACCAGCACGGTTAAACGTGCCGGATGAAATAAGAATTCATCACATAGATTTAGCAGTGGAGCTACAGTCTCTAGTATATTTCTTAAAACATTATCCTCATGAGGAGAAATAA
- the tsaD gene encoding tRNA (adenosine(37)-N6)-threonylcarbamoyltransferase complex transferase subunit TsaD, with protein sequence MIEKDQYILGIETSCDETAASIIKNGREIVANVVASQIESHKRFGGVVPEIASRHHVEQLTIVFEEAMKQADLTFADLSAIAVTEGPGLVGALLTGINAAKALAFAHGIPLIGVHHIAGHIYANRLIHELEFPLLALVVSGGHTELVYMREHGDFEVIGETLDDAAGEAYDKVARTLGLPYPGGPHIDKLAHEGQASIDLPRAWLSEGSFDFSFSGLKSAVINTLHNAKQKGIELDPKDVAASFQASVIDVLVTKTAQAVDKYHVKQLLLAGGVAANKGLRTALESEFSSREGLTLTIPPLSLCTDNAAMIAAAGSILYEKGVRSDLALNANPGLELTSYQQK encoded by the coding sequence ATGATTGAAAAAGACCAATATATACTAGGAATAGAGACAAGCTGTGATGAAACTGCTGCTTCGATTATTAAAAACGGCCGTGAAATTGTCGCAAATGTTGTTGCATCACAAATTGAAAGTCACAAACGGTTTGGTGGGGTAGTTCCAGAGATTGCTTCCCGACATCATGTTGAGCAATTAACAATTGTTTTTGAGGAAGCAATGAAACAAGCAGATCTTACTTTTGCGGATCTATCAGCAATTGCCGTTACTGAAGGACCTGGACTAGTAGGAGCATTATTAACAGGCATTAATGCAGCAAAAGCCCTAGCCTTTGCACATGGTATTCCTTTAATAGGAGTCCATCATATTGCCGGCCATATTTATGCTAATCGACTTATTCATGAATTGGAATTTCCTTTACTTGCTCTGGTGGTTTCCGGTGGACACACAGAATTAGTATATATGAGAGAGCATGGAGATTTTGAGGTAATTGGTGAAACTCTCGATGATGCTGCCGGAGAAGCTTATGACAAGGTCGCACGAACTCTGGGCCTTCCATACCCAGGTGGTCCTCATATTGATAAATTAGCTCATGAAGGTCAAGCCTCTATCGATTTACCAAGAGCTTGGCTAAGTGAAGGATCCTTTGATTTTAGCTTTAGTGGCCTTAAATCTGCCGTTATTAACACACTCCACAATGCAAAACAAAAAGGGATCGAACTTGATCCTAAAGATGTGGCAGCAAGCTTTCAGGCAAGTGTTATCGACGTTTTAGTCACAAAGACTGCACAAGCTGTGGATAAATATCATGTTAAACAGTTGTTATTAGCAGGCGGTGTTGCAGCTAATAAGGGTTTAAGAACAGCATTAGAATCAGAGTTTTCCTCAAGAGAGGGATTAACACTAACCATTCCTCCACTTTCTTTATGCACAGATAATGCTGCCATGATTGCTGCTGCTGGAAGCATTTTATATGAAAAGGGAGTAAGAAGTGATTTGGCATTAAATGCAAATCCCGGCTTAGAATTAACATCTTATCAACAAAAGTGA
- the moaC gene encoding cyclic pyranopterin monophosphate synthase MoaC encodes MSEFTHFNEQGRAKMVDISAKEETVRTAQAKTSIQVTKEVYEKMINHEIGKGDVLSVAQVAGVMAAKQTSQVIPMCHPISIKGVNIEFEWDVSDTNHYTLLISVTVKTKGSTGVEMEALTSASITALTVYDMCKAVDKGMIIGPTYLVEKTGGKSGDFLRNEI; translated from the coding sequence ATGTCAGAGTTTACTCATTTTAATGAACAAGGCCGAGCAAAGATGGTTGATATTTCGGCTAAAGAAGAGACTGTTAGAACAGCTCAAGCTAAGACAAGTATTCAAGTAACAAAAGAGGTTTATGAAAAAATGATCAACCATGAAATAGGGAAAGGTGATGTATTATCGGTTGCACAAGTAGCTGGAGTTATGGCAGCTAAGCAAACATCACAGGTTATTCCTATGTGTCATCCAATTTCAATAAAAGGTGTAAACATTGAGTTTGAATGGGATGTTTCTGATACGAATCATTATACTCTATTGATCTCAGTTACTGTGAAAACAAAAGGAAGTACAGGTGTTGAAATGGAAGCGTTAACCTCTGCTAGCATAACAGCACTAACTGTTTATGATATGTGTAAAGCAGTGGATAAAGGAATGATTATAGGCCCAACCTATTTAGTAGAGAAAACAGGTGGTAAAAGCGGCGATTTCCTAAGAAACGAAATATGA
- the cmpA gene encoding cortex morphogenetic protein CmpA codes for MPSWLQNQMQRAFLEKNRYQIKLLNQCWFFYREKHCS; via the coding sequence ATGCCATCTTGGTTACAAAATCAAATGCAGCGGGCGTTTTTAGAAAAAAATCGCTATCAAATAAAACTACTTAATCAATGCTGGTTTTTCTATAGAGAAAAACACTGCTCCTAA
- a CDS encoding SprT family protein, whose protein sequence is MNDEKLQQLVEDISISLFRKPFKHKAIFNKRLRTTGGRYMLSTHNIDINPKYYLEHGLEEMIGIIKHELCHYHLHIEGKGYKHGDQDFKLLLKEVGAPRFCTPLKTDSKKRQASLIYKCSACHHEYKRKRKVDTTRLVCGKCAGKIYLLKGVDS, encoded by the coding sequence ATGAATGATGAAAAACTGCAACAATTGGTGGAAGACATTTCAATAAGCTTATTTAGAAAACCATTTAAGCATAAAGCAATCTTTAACAAAAGATTGAGAACAACTGGTGGGAGGTACATGCTAAGCACCCATAACATTGATATTAATCCAAAGTATTATCTTGAACATGGACTGGAAGAAATGATTGGGATCATTAAACATGAGCTATGTCACTATCATCTTCATATAGAAGGAAAGGGATATAAGCACGGAGACCAAGATTTTAAATTATTATTAAAAGAAGTGGGTGCACCTAGATTTTGTACTCCTTTAAAAACTGATTCTAAAAAAAGACAAGCCTCTCTCATCTATAAGTGTTCAGCTTGTCATCATGAGTACAAAAGAAAAAGAAAAGTAGACACAACTCGTTTAGTTTGCGGTAAGTGTGCTGGTAAAATCTATCTTTTAAAAGGGGTTGACTCTTAA
- the rimI gene encoding ribosomal protein S18-alanine N-acetyltransferase, whose product MDNEFTIRKMVREDIEEVYHIECQSFSAPWTKESLYYELEQNLFAKYLVIELDGKVVGYCGLWVIMDDAQITNIAVHPEYRGRKIGEALLRFTIQLSREMNAKRLSLEVRVSNHIAQSLYKKVGFSPGGIRKRYYTDNQEDALVMWVNLI is encoded by the coding sequence GTGGATAACGAGTTTACAATAAGAAAAATGGTAAGAGAAGATATTGAAGAGGTATATCATATAGAGTGTCAATCTTTCTCAGCACCATGGACGAAGGAATCTCTATATTATGAGCTTGAGCAAAATTTATTTGCCAAATATCTAGTAATTGAACTGGATGGTAAAGTGGTTGGCTATTGTGGATTATGGGTAATCATGGATGATGCCCAAATAACCAATATAGCAGTTCACCCTGAATACAGAGGGAGAAAAATAGGTGAAGCTCTTTTAAGATTTACTATTCAATTAAGTAGAGAAATGAACGCTAAAAGACTATCTTTAGAGGTTAGAGTGTCTAATCACATCGCACAGTCCCTATACAAAAAGGTTGGATTTTCACCTGGTGGTATAAGGAAGCGTTATTATACAGATAATCAAGAAGATGCTTTAGTAATGTGGGTGAATTTAATATGA
- a CDS encoding twin-arginine translocase TatA/TatE family subunit has translation MPTVGIGSLLLIVFVALLIFGPKKLPELGKAAGNTLREFKNATKGLADDDDEQDSKKEKKEEVK, from the coding sequence ATGCCAACAGTAGGAATCGGAAGCCTTTTACTTATCGTATTCGTAGCATTACTTATTTTTGGACCAAAAAAGCTACCTGAACTTGGAAAAGCAGCAGGTAATACACTTCGTGAATTTAAAAATGCAACAAAAGGTTTAGCAGACGATGATGATGAGCAAGACAGCAAAAAAGAGAAAAAGGAAGAAGTCAAGTAA
- a CDS encoding Tex family protein: protein MEEKQTKIMQHISKELAINIKQVANVISLLEEGNTVPFIARYRKEQTGALDEVQIRDIFEKWTYIQNLENRKEEVLRLIEEQGKLTEQLAVDINKAMKLQQVEDLYRPYKQKRRTKATVAKEKGLEPLATWILSLPREGDIQLKAKGFINEEKGVTSVEEAIQGAQDIVAEQISDQPKYRQWIRELTFRKGSISSVAKDEEKDEKNVYEMYYEYEEPIQKIVPHRVLAINRGEKEDILRISLQPPTDQILDYLQKEELKGKKSVVNDLVIETIEDAYKRLIQPSIEREIRKELSEKAEDRAIHIFSENLRNLLLQPPLKGRMVLGVDPAFRTGCKLAVVDPTGKMLHIGVVYPHPPVNKKEQAKEKVLDVLKQFNIEVVAIGNGTASRETEQFIADILRELAGDISYLIVNEAGASVYSASELAREEFPNLQVEERSAVSIARRLQDPLAELVKIDPKSVGVGQYQHDVSQKKLNESLTFVVETVVNQVGVNVNTASSSLLQYVAGLSKAVANNVVKKREELGRFSNRKQLKDIPRLGAKTYEQCIGFLRVLDGDHPLDRTGIHPERYGEVEKLLKQLSVSLADLGSEELKDKVKSLNLKETADVLSIGELTLKDICDALIRPERDPRDEVAKPLLKKDVLKLEDLQQGMELQGTVRNVVDFGAFVDIGVKQDGLVHISKLSRSFVKHPLDVVSVGDVVTVWVDDVDFKKGRVALTMLKS, encoded by the coding sequence ATGGAAGAAAAACAAACTAAAATCATGCAGCATATTAGCAAGGAACTTGCAATCAATATAAAACAGGTTGCGAATGTTATTTCATTATTAGAAGAAGGCAATACAGTTCCATTTATTGCCCGTTATCGAAAAGAGCAAACTGGTGCATTGGATGAAGTGCAGATACGTGATATATTCGAGAAATGGACATACATACAAAACCTTGAAAATCGCAAAGAAGAAGTATTGCGTTTAATTGAAGAGCAAGGGAAGTTAACTGAACAACTTGCTGTTGATATTAATAAAGCAATGAAGCTTCAACAGGTAGAAGATTTATATAGACCATATAAGCAAAAGAGAAGAACGAAGGCGACTGTTGCAAAGGAAAAAGGGTTAGAGCCACTTGCAACTTGGATTCTAAGTTTGCCAAGAGAAGGGGATATCCAACTCAAGGCAAAAGGATTTATAAATGAAGAAAAAGGGGTAACATCAGTAGAAGAGGCTATACAAGGTGCACAAGATATTGTAGCAGAACAAATCTCAGATCAGCCAAAATATCGCCAATGGATTAGAGAGTTAACGTTCCGAAAAGGATCTATTTCTTCTGTAGCAAAGGATGAAGAAAAAGATGAGAAGAATGTTTATGAAATGTATTATGAGTATGAAGAGCCAATCCAGAAAATTGTTCCTCACCGTGTTTTGGCGATTAACCGAGGTGAAAAAGAAGATATATTGCGCATATCCCTTCAGCCGCCAACTGATCAGATACTAGATTACCTTCAAAAAGAAGAGTTGAAGGGGAAAAAATCGGTTGTGAATGATTTGGTGATTGAGACAATAGAAGATGCGTATAAGCGTCTTATTCAACCATCAATTGAGCGTGAAATCAGAAAAGAGTTATCAGAAAAGGCAGAGGACCGTGCAATACATATTTTTTCTGAAAATCTAAGAAATCTACTCCTTCAACCACCATTGAAAGGAAGAATGGTACTAGGTGTTGACCCTGCTTTTAGAACAGGCTGTAAATTAGCTGTTGTAGATCCAACTGGAAAAATGCTGCATATTGGAGTGGTATACCCTCATCCGCCTGTTAATAAGAAAGAGCAAGCAAAAGAAAAGGTACTAGATGTTCTAAAACAATTTAATATAGAGGTTGTTGCAATCGGAAATGGAACAGCATCCAGAGAAACAGAACAATTCATTGCAGATATATTAAGGGAATTAGCTGGAGATATATCATATCTTATCGTTAACGAAGCAGGAGCAAGTGTGTATTCAGCATCAGAACTTGCGAGGGAAGAGTTCCCTAATTTACAGGTAGAAGAAAGAAGTGCTGTTTCTATTGCAAGAAGACTTCAGGATCCTTTAGCTGAACTAGTTAAGATTGACCCTAAATCGGTTGGTGTAGGGCAATATCAACATGATGTTTCACAAAAGAAACTAAATGAATCACTAACATTTGTTGTTGAAACAGTTGTAAACCAGGTTGGAGTTAACGTAAATACTGCCTCATCTTCCTTACTTCAGTATGTAGCTGGACTCAGTAAGGCAGTTGCAAACAATGTTGTGAAAAAAAGAGAAGAGTTAGGAAGATTCTCTAACCGCAAACAACTAAAAGATATCCCTCGTCTAGGAGCAAAAACATATGAGCAATGTATTGGCTTCCTACGAGTTCTTGATGGAGATCATCCACTAGATCGGACAGGTATTCACCCTGAACGCTATGGGGAGGTTGAGAAACTATTGAAGCAATTAAGTGTTTCTTTGGCCGACTTAGGAAGTGAAGAATTAAAAGACAAGGTGAAAAGTTTAAATCTAAAAGAAACAGCTGATGTATTATCGATTGGGGAGCTAACTTTAAAAGATATATGTGATGCATTAATTCGTCCTGAGCGGGACCCGCGTGATGAAGTTGCGAAGCCTTTGTTAAAAAAGGATGTATTAAAACTGGAGGACTTGCAGCAAGGAATGGAGCTTCAAGGAACAGTTCGCAATGTTGTCGATTTTGGAGCATTTGTTGATATCGGGGTAAAACAAGATGGATTGGTGCATATCTCTAAACTTAGTCGCTCTTTTGTAAAACACCCATTAGATGTTGTATCTGTTGGTGACGTTGTAACAGTTTGGGTGGATGATGTGGACTTCAAGAAAGGTAGAGTAGCACTTACAATGCTAAAGAGCTGA
- a CDS encoding YdiK family protein yields MRTNPISMAIFYLVMGLLFTYLAINSAENGIFTFPTILLMLIATFDIGVAIRMFTLSRKIKKMNIKK; encoded by the coding sequence ATGAGAACTAATCCTATTTCTATGGCCATATTTTATTTGGTCATGGGGTTACTATTTACTTACTTAGCAATAAACAGTGCCGAGAATGGGATATTTACCTTTCCAACTATTCTATTAATGCTGATCGCAACCTTCGATATTGGTGTTGCGATTCGTATGTTTACTTTATCAAGAAAAATTAAAAAAATGAACATAAAAAAATGA
- a CDS encoding ABC-F family ATP-binding cassette domain-containing protein: MILLQINQLSKYFGAEPILSNIKLEVQTRDKVAIVGRNGAGKSTLLKIISGAMSHDSGEIIKPKDVSVGYLAQDTGLESQLSIWEEMNLVFKDLKSMEQEMRNLEQQMATVDPSTESQKFEQLLKEYDTLQVRFKEEGGYQYEADIRSVLHGLGFHHFDPTTKIASLSGGQKTRLALGKLLLTKPDLLILDEPTNHLDIETLTWLEQYLQNYPGAILIVSHDRYFLDKIVTQVYEISRHTSTRFIGNYSQYLKQKADSYEKELKSFEKQQEEVAKLKDFIQRNLARASTTKLAQSRRKKLEKMELMNKPLGDEKSASFQFDIDRQSGNDVLKADHISVSYDNVHSVISNISFSISRGDSIALVGPNGIGKSTLLKSIIQKLDSLTGTFSLGSHVQIGYYDQQQADLTSNKRVLDELWDEYPQMTEKEIRTILGNFLFSGDDVLKPVSALSGGEKARVALSKLMLQKANFLILDEPTNHLDLDSKQILENALIDFPGTILFVSHDRYFINRIATKVYELSSTHLTEYLGDYDYYLTKKEEQLEHERLEQEGNDSPIQKKSGQDPEGKLSYQQEKELKKLERQKQRRIEEIENEISELEGKVEVNEALLCDPDVYQDHEKVQKINEENEQIHSKLEDLMAEWEQLH; this comes from the coding sequence ATGATATTGTTACAAATAAATCAACTTAGCAAATACTTTGGTGCTGAACCTATTTTATCGAATATTAAGTTGGAAGTACAAACGAGAGATAAAGTTGCGATTGTTGGTCGCAATGGAGCAGGGAAATCAACACTTTTAAAAATTATTTCCGGAGCCATGTCCCATGATTCTGGTGAAATTATCAAGCCTAAAGATGTTTCCGTTGGATATTTAGCTCAAGACACAGGACTTGAGTCTCAATTATCGATTTGGGAAGAAATGAATTTAGTGTTTAAAGACCTCAAATCAATGGAACAAGAAATGCGAAATCTTGAACAGCAAATGGCAACAGTTGATCCATCCACTGAATCACAAAAGTTTGAGCAGCTTTTAAAAGAATATGATACTCTTCAAGTCAGATTTAAAGAAGAAGGCGGATATCAATATGAAGCTGATATACGTTCTGTTCTACATGGCCTTGGATTTCACCATTTTGATCCAACAACAAAAATTGCTTCTTTAAGTGGTGGCCAAAAAACAAGACTTGCTTTAGGTAAGCTATTACTTACTAAACCTGATCTATTAATATTGGACGAGCCAACGAACCATCTTGATATTGAAACATTAACCTGGTTAGAACAATATTTACAAAACTACCCTGGAGCAATACTGATTGTTTCCCATGACCGATATTTCCTAGATAAGATTGTTACACAAGTATATGAAATCAGCCGCCATACAAGCACAAGATTTATTGGTAACTACAGCCAATATCTAAAGCAAAAAGCTGACTCATATGAAAAGGAGTTAAAAAGCTTTGAAAAGCAACAGGAAGAGGTAGCTAAACTTAAGGACTTTATTCAACGAAACTTAGCTCGTGCTTCTACAACAAAGCTGGCCCAAAGCAGAAGAAAAAAGCTAGAGAAGATGGAGTTAATGAACAAGCCTCTAGGTGATGAAAAATCAGCAAGCTTTCAGTTCGATATTGACAGACAAAGCGGTAACGATGTGTTAAAAGCTGATCATATTTCTGTTTCCTATGACAATGTTCATTCTGTTATCTCTAACATATCCTTTTCTATTTCCCGAGGTGATAGCATTGCCTTAGTCGGACCAAATGGAATCGGGAAATCAACTTTACTAAAATCAATTATTCAGAAATTAGATTCGTTAACTGGTACCTTTTCTCTTGGCTCACATGTACAAATTGGTTACTATGATCAGCAACAAGCTGATCTTACATCAAATAAACGAGTTTTAGACGAGCTGTGGGATGAATATCCACAAATGACCGAAAAAGAAATTCGAACCATACTTGGAAACTTTCTATTCTCTGGTGATGATGTATTAAAGCCTGTATCTGCTCTAAGTGGAGGAGAGAAAGCAAGAGTGGCACTCTCTAAACTGATGCTACAAAAAGCGAACTTCCTAATTCTTGATGAGCCAACGAACCATCTTGATTTGGATAGTAAGCAAATTTTAGAAAATGCTTTAATTGACTTTCCAGGTACAATCCTTTTTGTTTCTCATGACAGATACTTTATTAATAGAATTGCCACAAAAGTTTATGAGCTTTCTAGCACTCATCTTACTGAGTACCTAGGAGATTATGATTATTATCTGACAAAAAAGGAAGAACAACTTGAACATGAACGGTTAGAGCAAGAAGGAAATGACTCTCCCATACAAAAAAAATCAGGACAAGATCCTGAGGGGAAATTAAGTTATCAACAAGAAAAAGAGTTAAAAAAACTTGAAAGACAAAAGCAAAGAAGAATTGAAGAAATTGAAAATGAAATTAGCGAACTTGAAGGTAAAGTTGAAGTAAATGAAGCCCTGCTTTGTGATCCAGATGTTTATCAAGATCATGAAAAAGTACAAAAAATTAACGAAGAAAATGAACAAATTCATTCTAAACTAGAAGATCTAATGGCAGAATGGGAGCAATTACATTAA
- the thiL gene encoding thiamine-phosphate kinase — MDEFDFILKVKPNRTFQKNVKVAIGDDAAVYEPSLNRNQVVCVDTMVEGVHFLKHLSTPFEIGYKALAVNISDIAAMAGIPLYYLVSITVPSSWKEEELVEIYKGMDELAKEYKMDLLGGDTVSTSDKLVISVTVIGEVEQETQTLRSKACDGDIVFVTGNVGDSSAGLAILLDHVQIHNQHSKEYLINRHKKPTPRVNAGRLIGALYRASLNDVSDGLASELNEISEASNVGITVFKDQLPVSDELLSLSSANDIYKWILYGGEDFELVGTTSRNSWEKLKQTCDKMDLKITQIGLVDQKHSGVMLQTVNQELVRIEKSGYNHFRNK; from the coding sequence ATGGATGAATTTGATTTTATTCTTAAAGTAAAACCAAATCGTACTTTTCAAAAGAATGTAAAAGTAGCAATTGGGGACGATGCAGCTGTTTACGAACCGAGTCTGAATCGCAACCAAGTTGTTTGTGTAGATACTATGGTAGAAGGAGTTCACTTTCTTAAACATTTATCTACTCCTTTTGAAATAGGCTATAAAGCATTGGCAGTTAATATTAGTGATATTGCTGCTATGGCAGGTATCCCTCTTTATTATCTAGTTTCTATTACTGTTCCCTCTAGTTGGAAAGAAGAGGAACTAGTAGAGATTTATAAAGGCATGGACGAGCTTGCAAAGGAATATAAAATGGATTTATTAGGTGGAGATACAGTTTCTACATCTGACAAACTTGTTATATCGGTTACGGTTATAGGAGAAGTTGAACAAGAAACACAGACTCTTAGAAGCAAGGCTTGTGATGGTGATATTGTTTTTGTAACAGGTAATGTTGGGGATTCATCTGCAGGTTTAGCTATTTTATTAGATCACGTACAAATACATAATCAACATTCGAAAGAATACCTTATAAACCGTCATAAAAAGCCTACACCTCGTGTAAATGCAGGTAGACTTATAGGTGCATTATATCGTGCTTCATTAAATGATGTTAGTGATGGGCTTGCTAGTGAATTAAATGAAATTAGTGAAGCAAGTAATGTTGGTATAACAGTCTTTAAAGATCAGCTTCCTGTCAGTGATGAACTTTTATCATTGAGTTCAGCAAATGATATTTACAAATGGATTCTTTATGGTGGCGAAGATTTTGAATTAGTCGGAACCACTTCACGGAACTCATGGGAAAAGTTAAAACAAACTTGTGATAAAATGGATTTGAAAATAACACAAATCGGTTTAGTAGATCAAAAACATTCTGGAGTTATGCTACAGACTGTTAATCAAGAATTAGTCAGAATCGAAAAATCAGGGTATAACCACTTCAGAAATAAGTAA
- the tsaB gene encoding tRNA (adenosine(37)-N6)-threonylcarbamoyltransferase complex dimerization subunit type 1 TsaB encodes MKALAIDTTNNVLGIAIVEEDKVIGEYITNLKKNHSVRAMPAVERLLSDCDITPKQLDKIIVATGPGSYTGVRIGVSIAKTMAWALQLPIVGVSSLEILAANGRFFNGLISPLFDARRGQVYTGLYQYDNQELVTVENDQNLLLTDWLEMLKSKNERILFLGNDLPIHEEVITHVLGDMAEIAQVALHNPRPSELAIIGLKKNAEDVHSLVPNYIRLAEAEAKWLEQQK; translated from the coding sequence ATGAAAGCATTAGCCATTGATACAACCAATAATGTGTTGGGAATCGCAATTGTTGAAGAAGATAAAGTCATTGGAGAATATATCACAAATTTAAAGAAAAACCATTCTGTACGAGCAATGCCAGCTGTCGAAAGACTTTTAAGTGATTGTGATATAACACCGAAACAGCTAGATAAAATTATTGTAGCAACTGGTCCTGGGTCTTATACTGGTGTTCGGATTGGTGTTTCAATTGCTAAAACAATGGCATGGGCCCTTCAACTTCCCATTGTAGGTGTTTCAAGCTTGGAAATATTGGCGGCAAATGGGCGTTTCTTTAATGGACTGATCTCTCCACTATTTGATGCTAGAAGAGGGCAAGTTTACACAGGTTTATATCAATATGATAATCAGGAATTAGTTACTGTGGAGAATGATCAAAATTTATTGTTAACAGATTGGTTAGAGATGTTAAAGTCTAAAAATGAGCGTATTCTATTTCTAGGTAATGATCTCCCTATACATGAGGAAGTTATTACACATGTACTTGGTGATATGGCGGAAATTGCACAAGTAGCTCTGCATAATCCGAGACCAAGTGAGTTAGCAATTATAGGGCTTAAAAAGAATGCTGAAGATGTTCATAGTCTTGTACCAAATTACATAAGACTAGCTGAAGCTGAAGCGAAATGGCTAGAACAGCAAAAATAA
- the tatC gene encoding twin-arginine translocase subunit TatC, with translation MKHDEMSVMEHITELRKRLVIVVVFFFVAVIAGFLLSRPIIIYLQQTDEAKSLTLNAFNLTDPLMVYMKFAFIIAFVITSPIILYQLWSFVSPGLYEKERKVTLSYIPISLMLFFLGISFSYFILFPFVIDFMERISTDLDINQVIGVNEYFSFLLQLTVPFGILFQLPVVIMFLTRLGIVTPMFLSKVRKYAYFVLLVIAALITPPELASHLMVSIPLFILYEISIWISRISYRKAQKMRFEEENIKK, from the coding sequence ATGAAACATGATGAAATGTCGGTCATGGAACATATAACCGAACTAAGAAAACGACTCGTTATTGTTGTCGTTTTCTTTTTCGTAGCGGTTATTGCCGGATTTCTCCTTTCCAGACCGATCATTATTTATTTGCAGCAAACTGATGAAGCAAAATCACTAACATTAAATGCTTTTAATTTAACAGATCCCTTAATGGTTTATATGAAGTTCGCTTTCATAATAGCATTTGTTATTACTTCACCGATTATTTTGTATCAGCTCTGGTCGTTTGTTAGTCCAGGTTTATATGAAAAAGAAAGAAAAGTAACACTAAGCTATATTCCTATTTCACTTATGTTATTCTTTCTCGGGATTTCATTTTCTTACTTTATCCTATTTCCGTTTGTGATCGACTTTATGGAAAGAATATCAACTGACTTGGATATTAATCAAGTCATCGGAGTGAATGAGTATTTCTCGTTTTTATTACAGCTAACAGTGCCATTTGGTATCCTGTTTCAATTACCGGTTGTAATAATGTTTCTGACTAGATTAGGAATTGTAACCCCTATGTTTTTATCAAAGGTTAGAAAATACGCATACTTTGTATTATTGGTTATTGCAGCTTTAATCACACCACCTGAACTAGCATCCCATTTAATGGTTTCCATACCGTTGTTTATTTTATATGAAATTAGCATATGGATTTCTCGTATTTCCTATCGAAAAGCACAGAAGATGCGTTTTGAAGAAGAAAACATAAAAAAATGA